In Cicer arietinum cultivar CDC Frontier isolate Library 1 chromosome 1, Cicar.CDCFrontier_v2.0, whole genome shotgun sequence, one DNA window encodes the following:
- the LOC101489355 gene encoding uncharacterized protein, producing the protein MSWTGGDWMCGSCQHINFKKRDACQNCGYPKIGGPDPETYKYNWTLARDWYCNGMNCGAHNYASRTSCYRCGVLKSSYSCGFGGNMEASDCNYPPGWKTGDWICTR; encoded by the coding sequence ATGAGTTGGACTGGAGGAGATTGGATGTGTGGTTCTTGTCAGCACATAAATTTCAAGAAGAGGGATGCATGCCAAAATTGTGGATACCCTAAAATTGGAGGCCCTGATCCAGAAACATATAAATACAACTGGACCTTGGCAAGGGACTGGTATTGCAATGGTATGAACTGTGGAGCCCACAACTATGCTAGCAGAACAAGCTGTTATAGATGTGGTGTATTGAAAAGTTCTTATTCTTGTGGATTTGGTGGAAACATGGAAGCCTCTGATTGCAATTACCCTCCAGGATGGAAAACTGGTGACTGGATTTGCACTAGGTAA